From Actinomyces procaprae:
ACGAAACCGGGCCCGTTCAGTCGGCCGCGGGCCGACTCGGGGAAGTCGGCGCCGAAGCCGACAGCCAGTACAGGCTATGGGGACTCTATTTCAATTCGATGTCCAAGCCCCAGGCAGTGTCTGCCATCTCACTGCCCCAGTGCAGACCGTTCCCGACCCGCCGCTTCGAGGTCCTCATCCCAGACGTCACCCGGCAGCCGGGCCGGCAGGTACGGGTTGCCGGCGGCAACGAAGCGCACCGGGCCGGCGAACGTACCTCCGGTGCGCACCCGGCGCCGCTGGGCCTCCCAGTCGCGCAACACGCCCAGAACCCACGGGGTCAGCACCACCAGGGCGATCAGGTTCAGGACGGCGCCGATGCCGAGCAGCACATCGGCCAGCGTCCACACGGTGGTCAGGGCGGCGCCACCGCCGATGAAGGTGCACGCGACGGCGGCGGCGCGCAGCGTCGTCGTCGCCCAGGGGTCACGGGTGAGGTAGTCCAGGCACACTTCGGCGTAGGAGAAGGCGCCCAGGATCGTTGAGTAGGCGAGCACAATCACCAGTGCCGTCATGGGCCAGGCGGTCCACTGCCCCAGCGTGGCCCCGATGGCCGTCTGCGTGAGGGTGCCGGAAACATTCGGGTCGTCGGCGCCGGTGAGGCCGGGCGTGTAGACGGCGCCGTCGGAGCGGCCGGCAATGAGAATCGCCAGGGCGGTGGCGGTGCAAACGAACATGGTGTCCACCAGCACGCCGAAGACCTGCACGAAGCCCTGCTGGGCGGGGTGGGCGACCGTCGCCGAGCCGGCGGCGCAGGCGGCCCCGCCCAGGCCCGCCTCATTGGAGAACAGGCCGCGGCGCACGCCGTTGAGCAGTGCTGCCGCGATGCCGCCGGCCGTGCCGGCCAGGCCGGCGCGCAGGCTGAAGGCTGCGGCGAAGATGTCGCCTATCGCCTCGGCCGCCTGGAGCGGGTGGGTGACGATGATGGCCAGCACCAGGAGCAGGTACACGACCGCCATCACCGGGGCCAGCCATTCGGTGACCCGCACCACCGACCGCAGCCCGCCCAGCAGCACGGGGGCAACGAGCACCGTGACGACGACCGCGCCCTGCCAGGGGGACG
This genomic window contains:
- a CDS encoding alanine/glycine:cation symporter family protein; translated protein: MSALNSLLNSASNLLFGTILIWLLLGAGAWFTICSRGLQLRHLVSMVISVASSRSGARGGISSFQAFAVGLACRVGTGNIVGVALALVLGGPGAVFWMWVVALLGTATAFAEATMGQLFKVRRGDGTFRGGPAYYMARGLHLPVMGGVFAVVFMIANGLAMPMVQANAMTAALGASTGSSPWQGAVVVTVLVAPVLLGGLRSVVRVTEWLAPVMAVVYLLLVLAIIVTHPLQAAEAIGDIFAAAFSLRAGLAGTAGGIAAALLNGVRRGLFSNEAGLGGAACAAGSATVAHPAQQGFVQVFGVLVDTMFVCTATALAILIAGRSDGAVYTPGLTGADDPNVSGTLTQTAIGATLGQWTAWPMTALVIVLAYSTILGAFSYAEVCLDYLTRDPWATTTLRAAAVACTFIGGGAALTTVWTLADVLLGIGAVLNLIALVVLTPWVLGVLRDWEAQRRRVRTGGTFAGPVRFVAAGNPYLPARLPGDVWDEDLEAAGRERSALGQ